From a region of the Candidatus Sulfotelmatobacter sp. genome:
- a CDS encoding xanthine dehydrogenase family protein subunit M, whose product MIPAAFDYVRAKSVEEAIALLSEHGEDGKLLAGGHSLIPAMKLRLATPATLIDIGGIPQLDAIRVEGNRVRIGALTKHAAIAASAALAKSAPALWDAANELGDPQVRNRGTIGGSSAHNDPAADYPAVLLALDATFTVIGKRGKREVTAGEFFRGLFETALAPDEVLTEIAFDAAPKSAYVKYHHPASHYAVVGAAAVLAPSGARIAVTGVGDRAFRAAGVEKALAGVSPGDAKAVQAATAGTAAGVDARGDVFASPAYRSAMADVYAARAVAKAAAR is encoded by the coding sequence ATGATTCCGGCAGCGTTCGACTACGTCCGCGCCAAGAGCGTCGAGGAAGCGATCGCGCTCCTGAGCGAGCACGGCGAGGACGGCAAGCTCCTCGCCGGCGGCCACAGCCTCATCCCGGCGATGAAGCTGCGCCTCGCGACGCCGGCGACGTTGATCGACATCGGCGGCATCCCGCAGCTCGACGCGATTCGCGTCGAGGGCAACCGCGTGCGCATCGGCGCGCTCACCAAGCACGCCGCCATCGCGGCCAGCGCGGCGCTGGCCAAGAGCGCGCCCGCGCTGTGGGACGCGGCCAACGAGCTCGGCGATCCGCAGGTCCGCAACCGCGGCACGATCGGCGGCTCGAGCGCGCACAACGATCCGGCCGCCGATTATCCGGCCGTGCTGCTGGCGCTCGATGCGACCTTCACCGTGATCGGCAAGCGCGGCAAACGCGAGGTCACGGCCGGCGAGTTCTTCCGCGGCTTGTTCGAGACGGCGCTCGCGCCGGACGAAGTCCTGACCGAGATCGCGTTCGACGCCGCGCCCAAGTCGGCGTACGTCAAGTACCACCATCCGGCCTCGCACTACGCCGTCGTCGGCGCGGCCGCGGTGCTGGCGCCGAGCGGCGCGCGCATCGCGGTCACCGGCGTGGGCGACCGGGCGTTTCGTGCCGCCGGCGTCGAGAAGGCGCTCGCGGGCGTCTCGCCGGGTGATGCCAAAGCGGTGCAGGCGGCGACGGCCGGAACGGCGGCGGGCGTCGACGCGCGCGGCGACGTGTTCGCCTCGCCGGCGTACCGCAGCGCGATGGCCGACGTGTACGCCGCACGCGCGGTCGCCAAGGCCGCGGCGCGCTAA
- a CDS encoding MBOAT family protein has translation MAGATALLLALANLVLFYAPVYRRVLDPASSTAIFERALAQLGAWRPDPARDVLVLGDSRIYGGLDPLVAGAASGGLRFVNAGVPGTTPRTWYYFDRSLDPDPRRYRALVVPFDSYGDDTSAIGSLDADDHPVDARMLVDTLTPTEVPRFAGSFGSPPLQLEVGADMTLRGPELRQDAQELLADPEARAAALRAPPADEFPPQGAHPFTTTLTGLRVDFARGTIVEPAWVSPAEATEMERQVLPVPQDSPTYAAYRRRWLGPLIARYRAAGVPVVFVRIPTRPVHRALPPPPSGTVLAFARAGDVHVIPQDAYVALERPALFADHDHLDRAGSRRFSELLGRDVRAALGAPPTAPPPVPAAPAAAPRPVLPPLLHALRAALEIGVPLPPQSYDYVLFLLLVGLVFYALPRRLRWSWLLLVSYYFYARWNASYVLLLLTLTLSDFVVALLLARPGIRARRWLLAAGVGANVAFLASFKYANFVTANLALALHLPSDPWAVSWLVPVGISFHTFQSISYLVDVYRERVKPESNLLHYALYIGFFPQLLAGPIVRAGRFLGELHAWRAPDADQVERGVREIVLGMIKKLVIADQFAPISDAYYGAVAAHPGAPAAWCATVAFALQIYFDFSGYSDIAIGSARLLGFVFPENFRRPYLAAGITAFWRRWHITLSTWLRDYLYIPLGGNRGGTLATLRNLMITMLLGGLWHGANWTFVAWGGYHGALLCIERLVRGRRRLIEPRGLARVAAVGVTFLLVTVGWVLFRAQSFADVVTVAHALVAGGAGPSGLVVWPLVPVAVALGIGIAQERGARWDWRAMPVAVQAAAAATALFALELCAWPGQSEPFIYFRF, from the coding sequence GTGGCGGGAGCGACCGCGCTGCTACTGGCCCTCGCCAACCTCGTCCTCTTCTACGCGCCGGTGTACCGGCGCGTGCTCGATCCGGCTTCGAGCACCGCGATCTTCGAGCGCGCGCTCGCGCAGCTCGGCGCGTGGCGCCCCGATCCGGCGCGCGACGTGCTGGTGCTGGGCGACTCGCGGATCTACGGCGGCCTCGACCCGCTCGTCGCCGGCGCCGCGAGCGGCGGACTGCGGTTCGTCAACGCCGGCGTTCCGGGGACGACGCCGCGCACGTGGTACTACTTCGATCGATCGCTCGATCCCGATCCGCGTCGCTATCGCGCGCTCGTCGTTCCGTTCGACAGCTACGGCGACGACACGAGCGCGATCGGCAGCCTCGACGCCGACGATCACCCGGTCGACGCGCGCATGCTGGTCGACACGCTGACGCCGACGGAGGTGCCGCGCTTCGCCGGCTCGTTCGGCAGCCCGCCGCTGCAGCTCGAAGTCGGCGCCGACATGACGCTGCGCGGCCCCGAGCTGCGCCAAGACGCGCAAGAGCTGCTGGCCGATCCGGAGGCCCGCGCCGCCGCGCTGCGCGCGCCGCCCGCCGACGAGTTCCCGCCGCAGGGCGCGCATCCGTTCACCACCACGCTGACCGGTTTGCGGGTCGACTTCGCGCGCGGCACGATCGTCGAGCCGGCTTGGGTCTCGCCGGCGGAAGCGACGGAGATGGAACGCCAGGTGCTGCCGGTCCCCCAGGACAGCCCCACCTACGCCGCCTATCGCCGCCGCTGGCTCGGGCCGCTGATCGCGCGATATCGCGCCGCCGGCGTTCCCGTCGTCTTCGTGCGCATCCCGACCCGCCCGGTGCATCGCGCGTTGCCGCCGCCGCCCAGCGGAACCGTGCTCGCGTTCGCGCGCGCCGGCGACGTGCACGTCATCCCGCAGGACGCCTACGTCGCGCTCGAGCGCCCGGCGCTGTTCGCCGACCACGATCATCTCGACCGCGCGGGCAGCCGGCGCTTCAGCGAGCTGCTCGGACGCGACGTCCGCGCCGCGCTCGGCGCGCCGCCGACCGCACCGCCGCCCGTTCCGGCGGCCCCCGCCGCCGCGCCGCGGCCGGTCCTGCCGCCGCTGCTGCACGCGCTGCGCGCGGCGCTCGAGATCGGCGTGCCGCTCCCGCCGCAGTCCTACGACTACGTGCTCTTCCTGCTGCTGGTGGGATTGGTGTTCTACGCCTTGCCGCGGCGCCTGCGCTGGAGCTGGCTCTTGCTGGTGAGCTATTACTTCTACGCGCGCTGGAACGCGTCGTACGTGCTCCTGCTGCTGACCTTGACGCTGAGCGACTTCGTCGTCGCGCTGCTGCTGGCGCGGCCGGGCATACGCGCTCGCCGCTGGCTCTTGGCGGCCGGGGTCGGGGCCAACGTGGCGTTTCTGGCCAGCTTCAAGTACGCGAACTTCGTGACCGCGAACCTCGCGCTCGCGCTCCACCTGCCGAGCGATCCGTGGGCGGTCAGCTGGCTGGTTCCGGTCGGGATCAGCTTTCACACCTTTCAGAGCATCTCGTATCTGGTCGACGTCTACCGCGAGCGGGTGAAGCCGGAGTCGAACCTGCTGCACTACGCGCTCTACATCGGGTTCTTTCCGCAGCTGCTGGCGGGGCCGATCGTGCGGGCGGGGCGCTTCTTGGGCGAGCTGCACGCGTGGCGCGCGCCCGACGCCGATCAGGTCGAGCGCGGGGTGCGCGAGATCGTGCTCGGCATGATCAAGAAGCTGGTGATCGCCGATCAGTTCGCGCCGATCTCCGACGCTTACTACGGCGCGGTCGCGGCGCACCCGGGCGCGCCGGCGGCGTGGTGCGCGACGGTCGCGTTCGCGCTGCAGATCTATTTCGATTTCTCCGGCTACAGCGACATCGCGATCGGCAGCGCGCGCCTGTTGGGGTTCGTCTTTCCGGAGAACTTTCGCCGCCCGTACTTGGCGGCCGGCATCACCGCTTTCTGGCGGCGCTGGCACATCACGCTCTCGACCTGGCTGCGCGACTACCTCTACATCCCGCTGGGCGGCAATCGCGGCGGCACGCTCGCGACGCTGCGCAACCTGATGATCACGATGCTGCTGGGCGGGCTCTGGCACGGGGCGAACTGGACCTTCGTCGCCTGGGGCGGCTATCACGGCGCGCTGTTGTGCATCGAGCGTCTGGTGCGCGGCCGGCGGCGTCTGATCGAGCCGCGCGGGCTCGCGCGGGTCGCGGCGGTCGGCGTGACGTTTCTGCTGGTGACGGTGGGCTGGGTGCTGTTTCGCGCGCAGTCGTTCGCCGACGTCGTGACCGTCGCGCACGCGCTGGTCGCCGGCGGCGCCGGGCCGAGCGGCTTGGTGGTGTGGCCGTTGGTGCCGGTCGCGGTCGCGCTCGGGATCGGGATCGCACAGGAGCGCGGCGCACGCTGGGACTGGCGCGCCATGCCGGTCGCCGTGCAGGCCGCGGCGGCGGCAACGGCGCTGTTCGCGCTCGAGCTGTGCGCGTGGCCCGGTCAGTCCGAGCCGTTCATCTACTTCCGGTTTTGA
- a CDS encoding malonyl-CoA decarboxylase family protein — MRRDVERSIEALRHLPAGDLAAREHVVVVRDAIASAGDDELLALLRRLDALDVDPAHVEMALETVHLAAEPVAWRRALGELRVALEPARDRVLGHLAGPPGELRLILTLRAGLLRLAPGGEKAELAALDDDLRRFLASRFDVGILELRRLTWQDSAALLERLARSEAVHAVRGWFDLKDRLDEDRRVYAFFHPALPDVPLAFTEVALTEETPATIRAILNRDAPRVDPAQARAATFYSITSAEPGLTGIPLGNALIKRCVERLRNDLPKLRTFATLSPMPGFAAWLRSRGDAVPAFVRQALATPGWQRDATLTAELREPMLRLGAQYLVAAKRADGAPRDAVERFHLGNGASADRVNWLGDPSQHGVEQSYGLMVNYRYALDRVGANQVAYAAEHRIAASASVRGLATAAEEEQAAAAATERRSPLDRLLGAVRALPARWRRRSSLDAASADVVPSPQ; from the coding sequence ATGCGTCGTGACGTCGAGCGTTCGATCGAGGCCCTGCGACATCTGCCGGCCGGCGATCTCGCCGCGCGCGAGCACGTGGTGGTGGTGCGCGACGCGATCGCGTCCGCCGGCGACGACGAGCTGCTCGCGTTACTGCGCCGGTTGGACGCGCTCGACGTCGATCCGGCCCACGTCGAGATGGCGCTCGAAACCGTGCACCTGGCCGCCGAACCGGTGGCTTGGCGGCGCGCGTTGGGCGAGCTGCGCGTCGCCCTGGAGCCTGCGCGCGACCGCGTCCTGGGTCACCTGGCCGGACCGCCGGGCGAGCTGCGGCTGATCTTGACCTTGCGCGCCGGCCTGCTGCGCCTCGCGCCGGGCGGCGAGAAGGCCGAGCTGGCCGCGCTCGACGACGACCTGCGGCGCTTCTTGGCCTCGCGCTTCGACGTCGGCATCCTCGAGCTGCGCCGGCTGACGTGGCAAGACTCCGCCGCGCTCCTCGAGCGCCTGGCGCGCTCCGAAGCGGTGCACGCCGTGCGCGGCTGGTTCGACCTCAAGGACCGGCTCGACGAGGACCGGCGCGTCTACGCGTTCTTCCATCCCGCGCTCCCCGACGTGCCGCTCGCGTTCACCGAGGTCGCGTTGACCGAAGAGACGCCGGCCACGATTCGCGCCATCCTCAACCGCGACGCACCGCGCGTCGATCCGGCGCAGGCGCGCGCCGCGACCTTCTACTCGATCACCAGCGCGGAGCCCGGGTTGACCGGCATTCCGCTCGGCAACGCGCTGATCAAGCGCTGCGTCGAGCGGCTGCGCAACGACCTGCCGAAGCTGCGCACGTTCGCGACGCTCTCGCCGATGCCGGGCTTCGCCGCGTGGCTGCGCTCGCGCGGCGACGCCGTGCCGGCGTTCGTGCGCCAGGCGCTGGCGACGCCGGGCTGGCAGCGCGACGCGACGCTGACGGCCGAGCTGCGCGAGCCGATGCTGCGGCTGGGCGCGCAGTATCTCGTCGCGGCGAAGCGCGCCGACGGCGCGCCGCGCGACGCGGTCGAACGCTTCCACCTCGGCAACGGCGCCAGCGCCGATCGCGTCAACTGGCTCGGCGATCCGAGCCAGCACGGGGTCGAGCAATCGTACGGGTTGATGGTCAACTACCGTTACGCGCTCGACCGGGTCGGCGCGAACCAGGTCGCCTACGCCGCCGAGCACCGCATCGCGGCGTCCGCCTCCGTGCGCGGCCTCGCGACCGCCGCGGAAGAAGAGCAAGCGGCGGCCGCCGCGACCGAGCGCCGCTCGCCGCTCGACCGCTTGCTGGGCGCCGTGCGCGCGCTGCCGGCACGCTGGCGGCGGCGTTCGTCCCTTGACGCGGCGTCGGCCGACGTGGTACCGTCCCCGCAATGA
- a CDS encoding cystathionine gamma-synthase: MPTPTAGHSTPDTSTRRRAGDGFATRAIRAGQDPDPTTGSTIVPIYQTATFTQDAVGVDRGYDYSRTGNPTRLALERQLADLEGARFGFAFASGMAAVFGACAIVRAGDHVVATSDLYGGTYRLFVDELARWGVETTFADTTDVEAVRAALRPTTRMLWIETPTNPLLRIADLRALAALKRPGLVLAVDNTFCSPYCQRPLELGADLVVHSTTKYVNGHSDVVGGAVVTSDDALAERIGFHQNAVGAVPGPQDAYLTLRGAKTLAVRMRQHERNALALAQWLEAQRDDVATVFYPGLESHPDHELAKRQQRGFGGVVSFRVRGGAERAAALASTTRLFNLAVSLGGVESLICVPAAMTHKTVPPERKAQLGITDDLLRLSVGLEDVEDLIADLSEAFVQTAPLAQAALV, translated from the coding sequence ATGCCGACCCCGACCGCCGGCCACTCTACCCCCGACACCAGCACCCGCCGTCGCGCCGGCGACGGCTTCGCGACCCGCGCGATTCGCGCCGGCCAGGATCCCGATCCGACCACCGGCTCGACCATCGTCCCGATCTACCAGACGGCGACGTTCACGCAGGACGCGGTGGGCGTCGACCGCGGCTACGACTACTCGCGCACCGGCAACCCGACCCGACTCGCGCTCGAACGGCAGCTGGCGGATCTCGAAGGCGCGCGCTTCGGGTTCGCCTTCGCCTCGGGGATGGCGGCGGTCTTCGGCGCCTGCGCGATCGTGCGCGCGGGCGACCACGTCGTCGCGACCAGCGACCTGTACGGCGGAACGTACCGGCTGTTCGTCGACGAGCTGGCGCGGTGGGGCGTCGAGACGACCTTCGCCGACACGACCGACGTCGAAGCGGTGCGCGCCGCGCTGCGGCCGACGACGCGCATGCTGTGGATCGAGACGCCGACCAACCCGCTGCTGCGGATCGCCGATCTGCGCGCGCTCGCGGCATTGAAGCGACCGGGGCTCGTGCTGGCGGTGGACAACACGTTCTGCTCGCCGTACTGTCAGCGGCCGCTCGAGCTGGGCGCCGACCTGGTGGTGCACTCGACGACGAAGTACGTCAACGGCCACAGCGACGTCGTCGGCGGCGCGGTCGTCACCAGCGACGACGCGCTCGCGGAACGGATCGGTTTTCACCAGAACGCCGTCGGTGCGGTGCCGGGACCGCAGGACGCGTACTTGACGCTGCGCGGCGCCAAGACGCTGGCGGTGCGGATGCGCCAGCACGAGCGCAACGCGCTCGCGCTCGCGCAGTGGCTGGAAGCGCAGCGCGACGACGTCGCGACGGTGTTCTATCCGGGCCTGGAATCACACCCCGACCACGAGCTGGCGAAGCGGCAGCAGCGCGGCTTCGGCGGCGTCGTCTCGTTTCGCGTTCGCGGCGGCGCCGAACGCGCGGCGGCGTTGGCGAGCACGACCCGGCTGTTCAACCTCGCCGTCTCGCTGGGCGGCGTCGAGTCGCTGATCTGCGTACCGGCCGCGATGACGCACAAGACGGTGCCGCCCGAACGCAAGGCGCAGCTCGGCATCACCGACGACTTGTTGCGCCTCTCGGTCGGCCTCGAGGACGTCGAGGACCTGATCGCCGATCTGAGCGAGGCCTTCGTGCAGACGGCGCCGTTGGCGCAAGCGGCCCTCGTCTGA
- a CDS encoding YCF48-related protein yields MRWALRAAPLVVLEVLLIAAPPAAPQNVPWSLQQSGTTAGLRGIHAVDDEVAWASGTGGTVLRTTDGGARWQVCAAPPGGEKLDFRGVWAWDANDAIVMSSGPGAASRLYATSDGGTSWTLLATNADPAGFWDALVFRSRGEGYVLGDPLAGRFVVLHTTDGGHTWSRLQTRGLETDGVATGAFAASNSSLLALRDGTLLFGTGGARAYVRRPGADRWTHAELPLARDGEAAGVFALAARTDGAHPVLLAVGGDYEQPGVRAGTAAWSADGAQWTAAAAPPHGYRSTVAWAARSGVWIAAGTNGSDLSRDDGRTWQPLDEGTWNALGLPWVVGPGGRIAKLAPDALR; encoded by the coding sequence ATGCGTTGGGCCCTCCGCGCCGCACCCCTCGTCGTGCTCGAGGTGCTCCTCATCGCCGCTCCGCCCGCCGCCCCGCAGAACGTGCCCTGGTCGCTGCAGCAAAGCGGAACGACCGCCGGGCTGCGGGGCATTCATGCCGTCGACGACGAGGTCGCCTGGGCGAGCGGAACGGGCGGGACGGTGCTCCGAACGACGGACGGCGGTGCACGTTGGCAGGTGTGCGCCGCACCGCCCGGCGGGGAGAAGCTCGATTTCCGCGGGGTGTGGGCCTGGGATGCGAACGACGCGATCGTGATGTCGAGCGGGCCGGGCGCCGCGTCCCGGCTCTACGCGACGAGCGACGGCGGTACGTCGTGGACGTTGCTGGCGACGAACGCCGATCCGGCCGGCTTCTGGGACGCGCTCGTGTTTCGGTCGCGCGGCGAGGGTTACGTGCTCGGCGATCCGCTCGCGGGTCGCTTCGTCGTGCTGCACACCACCGACGGCGGGCACACCTGGTCGCGGCTGCAGACGCGCGGCCTCGAAACGGACGGCGTCGCGACCGGTGCGTTCGCGGCCAGCAACTCCTCGCTGCTCGCGCTGCGCGACGGGACGCTGCTGTTCGGGACCGGTGGCGCGCGCGCGTACGTCCGGCGACCCGGTGCGGACCGATGGACGCATGCCGAGCTGCCGCTCGCGCGCGACGGTGAGGCGGCCGGCGTGTTCGCACTCGCCGCGCGCACGGACGGCGCGCACCCCGTGCTGCTGGCGGTCGGCGGCGACTACGAACAACCGGGCGTGCGTGCCGGCACGGCGGCCTGGAGCGCCGACGGCGCGCAGTGGACGGCGGCGGCCGCGCCGCCGCACGGCTATCGCTCGACCGTCGCGTGGGCGGCACGCAGCGGCGTCTGGATCGCGGCCGGGACCAACGGCTCCGACCTCAGCCGCGACGACGGGCGCACGTGGCAGCCCTTGGACGAGGGCACCTGGAACGCGCTGGGCCTGCCGTGGGTCGTCGGCCCGGGCGGCCGCATCGCCAAGCTCGCGCCGGACGCGCTGCGCTGA
- a CDS encoding ABC-F family ATP-binding cassette domain-containing protein, translated as MAGELLRFTGVTRHYGAHDVFDGLDGVVREGDKIGLVGPNGAGKSSLVRILVGRDEPDGGAIVRARETRLGYLAQDAAESGPPTLRAAFEEAQARGAAQDWEMRATLGRFDFAESDLDRPLREFSGGQRTRALLARTLLESPDWLVLDEPTNHLDLDTVRWLETFVARDPRAYLIVSHDRYFLERVANRVWELDRGELATYEVKPGSAYSMYVAERAARREQQARDYAAYLDERTRQQAVIAELRTHGSHNYSGVRSREKAFAKLDAAEAPRAERRAIAVALTAARRATSGFALEVTGLTKAYDHQLFANVTARFARGERIAIVGPNGAGKSTFLRIVQGELQPDRGSVKYGTGLRTASYSQSAADDLPGGVSASEAVMQMGVTDEQARGLLGRLNLGGDSGDKPVEAFSGGERRRIMLARLMAQRADCLFLDEPTNDLDIPSREALEDVLAEYDGALFVVSHDRYLLKRLAQRVIAIRDGNAHVIDGDYEAYERREHERAEAPARDREVRKAAPSPVQLDRQAAHEAKLELGRRKRAVADAENRVAKLDKERAQLEARFAAPDLYDAPEAVVRLQREMDRVNAESGAAMEAWELAVEALEGFTLTSS; from the coding sequence ATGGCCGGCGAGCTGCTGCGCTTCACCGGGGTCACGCGCCACTACGGCGCGCACGACGTCTTCGACGGCCTCGACGGGGTCGTGCGGGAGGGCGACAAGATCGGTTTGGTCGGGCCCAACGGCGCCGGCAAGTCGTCGCTGGTGCGCATCCTCGTCGGCCGCGACGAGCCCGACGGCGGCGCGATCGTGCGCGCGCGCGAGACGCGGCTGGGGTATCTCGCGCAAGACGCCGCCGAGAGCGGTCCGCCGACGCTGCGCGCGGCGTTCGAAGAAGCGCAAGCGCGCGGCGCGGCCCAGGACTGGGAGATGCGCGCGACGCTCGGGCGCTTCGACTTCGCGGAGAGCGACCTGGACCGGCCTCTGCGCGAGTTCTCCGGCGGCCAGCGGACGCGCGCGCTGCTGGCGCGCACGCTGCTCGAGAGTCCCGACTGGCTGGTGCTCGACGAGCCGACCAACCACCTCGACCTCGACACGGTGCGCTGGCTCGAGACGTTCGTGGCCCGCGACCCGCGCGCGTACCTGATCGTCTCGCACGACCGCTACTTCCTCGAGCGCGTGGCCAACCGCGTCTGGGAGCTCGACCGCGGCGAGCTGGCGACCTACGAGGTGAAGCCCGGCAGCGCGTACAGCATGTACGTCGCCGAACGCGCGGCGCGGCGCGAGCAACAGGCGCGCGACTACGCCGCCTATCTCGACGAGCGCACGCGCCAGCAGGCGGTCATCGCCGAGCTGCGCACGCACGGCTCGCACAATTACAGCGGCGTGCGCAGTCGCGAGAAGGCGTTCGCGAAGCTCGACGCGGCCGAGGCGCCGCGCGCCGAACGCCGCGCGATCGCCGTCGCGCTGACCGCCGCGCGCCGCGCGACGAGCGGCTTCGCGCTCGAAGTCACCGGCCTGACGAAAGCCTACGATCACCAGCTCTTCGCCAACGTCACCGCGCGCTTCGCGCGCGGCGAGCGGATCGCCATCGTCGGGCCCAACGGCGCCGGAAAGTCGACCTTCCTGCGGATCGTGCAAGGCGAGCTGCAGCCCGACCGCGGCAGCGTGAAGTACGGCACCGGGCTGCGCACCGCCAGCTACTCGCAGAGCGCCGCCGACGATCTTCCCGGCGGCGTGAGCGCGTCGGAAGCGGTGATGCAGATGGGCGTCACCGACGAGCAGGCGCGTGGACTGCTCGGCCGGCTCAACCTGGGCGGCGACTCCGGCGACAAGCCGGTCGAGGCGTTCTCGGGCGGCGAGCGCCGGCGCATCATGCTGGCGCGCTTGATGGCACAGCGCGCGGACTGCCTGTTCCTCGACGAGCCGACCAACGATCTCGACATCCCCAGCCGCGAGGCGCTCGAAGACGTCCTCGCCGAGTACGACGGCGCGCTGTTCGTCGTCTCCCACGACCGCTATCTGCTCAAGCGGCTCGCGCAGCGGGTGATCGCGATCCGCGACGGCAACGCGCACGTCATCGACGGCGACTACGAGGCCTACGAGCGCCGCGAGCACGAGCGCGCCGAGGCCCCCGCGCGCGATCGCGAGGTGCGCAAGGCCGCGCCGTCGCCGGTGCAGCTCGATCGTCAAGCCGCGCACGAGGCGAAGCTCGAGCTGGGCCGTCGCAAACGCGCCGTCGCCGACGCCGAGAACCGCGTCGCCAAGCTCGACAAAGAGCGCGCGCAGCTCGAAGCGCGCTTCGCCGCGCCCGACCTCTACGACGCGCCGGAAGCCGTCGTGCGCCTGCAGCGCGAGATGGACCGCGTCAACGCCGAGAGCGGCGCGGCGATGGAAGCCTGGGAACTGGCCGTCGAAGCGCTCGAAGGATTCACCCTGACGTCGAGTTAG
- a CDS encoding DUF1648 domain-containing protein — MLIGIGIGAGLVMILASIVETAARYGSLPDRVPIHVGLNGVPDRYGPRAAIWTLVAVELGTAGLFLVVGWLLATQAAPGRGHGAGFPIFAFAVLALLWRTQRLVLEAARTGKADVRPFWLFFVVAFGVGTWAMVAL, encoded by the coding sequence ATGCTGATCGGGATCGGAATCGGCGCCGGCCTCGTGATGATCCTCGCCTCGATCGTCGAAACGGCGGCGCGGTACGGCAGCTTGCCGGACCGCGTCCCGATCCACGTGGGCCTGAACGGCGTGCCGGACAGGTATGGCCCGCGAGCGGCGATTTGGACGCTCGTCGCGGTGGAGCTGGGCACCGCGGGACTCTTCCTCGTCGTCGGGTGGCTTCTGGCGACGCAGGCGGCGCCAGGCCGCGGCCACGGCGCCGGCTTCCCCATCTTCGCTTTCGCCGTTCTCGCGCTGCTCTGGCGCACCCAGCGACTCGTGCTGGAGGCCGCGCGGACGGGGAAAGCGGACGTGCGACCGTTTTGGCTCTTTTTCGTCGTCGCGTTCGGGGTCGGAACCTGGGCGATGGTCGCCCTCTAA
- a CDS encoding aldo/keto reductase gives MDYTSLGTNGPLVSVVGLGCMAMSGMYGPADRAESIATIHAALDAGVTLLDTGDFYGMGHNELLIGEALRGRKRESAVISVKFGALRDPANGWHGYDSRPAAVKNFLAYTLRRLDVDYIDVYRPARVDPNVPIEETVGAIAEMIQAGYVRAIGLSEAGVDTIRRAAATHPICDLQIEYSLISRGIEDAILPTCRSLGIDITAYGVLSRGLISGHWTKDAARPGDFRAHSPRFQGENADRNLALVDALRAIANAKGVTVTQIAIAWVMTQGEDIIPLIGARRRDQLTESLGALDVLLSPDDLAAIERAVPKGAAAGERYVPAQMAMLDSER, from the coding sequence ATGGACTACACGTCGCTCGGAACGAACGGCCCGCTGGTCTCGGTCGTGGGGCTCGGCTGCATGGCGATGTCGGGGATGTACGGGCCGGCCGACCGCGCGGAGAGCATCGCGACGATCCACGCCGCGCTCGACGCCGGCGTCACCCTGCTCGATACGGGCGACTTCTACGGGATGGGGCACAACGAGCTGCTGATCGGCGAGGCGCTGCGCGGACGCAAGCGCGAGAGCGCCGTCATCAGCGTGAAGTTCGGCGCGCTGCGAGACCCGGCCAACGGTTGGCACGGATACGACTCCCGTCCGGCCGCGGTCAAGAACTTCCTGGCGTATACGCTGCGGCGGCTGGACGTGGACTACATCGACGTCTACCGGCCGGCGCGCGTCGATCCCAACGTGCCGATCGAAGAGACGGTCGGCGCGATCGCCGAGATGATCCAGGCCGGCTACGTCCGCGCGATCGGCCTCTCCGAAGCCGGCGTCGACACGATCCGCCGCGCCGCGGCGACGCATCCGATCTGCGACCTGCAGATCGAGTACTCGCTCATCTCGCGCGGCATCGAAGACGCCATCTTGCCCACCTGCCGCAGCTTGGGGATCGACATCACCGCCTACGGCGTCCTCTCGCGCGGGCTCATCAGCGGCCACTGGACGAAGGACGCCGCCCGGCCCGGCGACTTCCGCGCGCACAGCCCGCGCTTCCAGGGCGAGAACGCGGACAGGAACCTCGCGCTGGTCGACGCGCTGCGCGCGATCGCGAACGCCAAGGGCGTCACGGTCACGCAGATCGCCATCGCCTGGGTGATGACGCAGGGCGAAGACATCATCCCGCTGATCGGCGCGCGCCGCCGCGACCAGCTCACCGAATCGCTCGGCGCGCTCGACGTGCTGCTTTCACCCGACGATCTCGCCGCCATCGAGCGCGCGGTCCCCAAAGGCGCCGCCGCCGGCGAACGCTACGTCCCCGCGCAGATGGCGATGCTCGACAGCGAGCGCTGA